CGGTGTATCGTCAAACATGTCCATCAGCTCGCCCCGCCTTTACCCCGAACCACCACGCCCTTGCCACGGCTTCGCCGCTCTTAGGGTATTGGTAGTTTATATCGGTTCAATCAAACGGCGAGACGCTTTAGATCGCCTTGCCCCTCGCCGCCCCACAGCTTAGAACGCCCGCAATCAAAGGCCAAGGGAGCACGCCCATGAATATCCTCATCTTAGGCAGCGGCGGACGCGAACACAGCCTCGCTTGGGCCACTTTGCAAAACCCCAAATGTGACAAGCTGATCGTCGCCCCGGGCAACGCCGGCATCGCAAAAATCGCCGATTGCGCCAGCATTGACATTATGGATGGTGCGGAAGTCATTAATTTTTGTGAAGAAAACAACATCGACTTCGTGATCATCGGGCCCGAAGCACCACTTGCCGTTGGTGTCGCCGATGATCTGCGCGGTGCTGGCTTTCTGGTCTTTGGCCCCTCGGCAGCCGCCGCCCAGCTTGAAGCCTCCAAAGCCTTTACCAAAGAAATCTGCGCTGCCAGCAACGCGCCTACGGCAGGCTATGCACATTTCACCGATCATGCCTCTGCCAAAACCTATGTCGCCAACACTCCCGCGCCACTGGTGATCAAGGCCGATGGTCTTGCCGCTGGCAAAGGGGTGATCATCGCAATGACAGATGCGGAAGCCGCCGCAGCGGTGGACGAGATGTTCGACGGTGCCTTTGGCGATGCCGGTGCCGAGGTGGTGATCGAAGAATTCATGGAAGGTGAAGAGGCGTCGTTCTTTATCCTCTGTGACGGGGAAAACGTGCTGCCCATTGGTACCGCACAGGATCACAAACGTGTCGGCGACGGCGACACCGGGCCCAATACCGGCGGCATGGGGGCCTATTCCCCGGCACCGGTCCTGACCGACGAAATCGCCCAAAAGGCGCTGGATGAAATCATCCGCCCGACCATGGCCGAAATGGCAAAACGCGGCATGCCATATCAGGGCGTGCTTTATGCGGGGTTGATGATCAAGGACGGCCAACCGCGTCTGGTGGAATATAACGCCCGGTTTGGCGATCCCGAATGTCAGGTGCTGATGATGCGCCTTGGCGCGCAGGCCTTTGATCTGATCCATGCCGCCGCACAGGGTCGCCTTTCGGAAATGCAAGTCAACTGGGCAGCAGATCACGCGATCACGGTTGTGATGGCCGCCAAAGGTTATCCCGCCACCTATGAAAAAGGAACTGTGATCAAGGGGTTGGATGGGTTACCTGAGGACAGCAGCAACATGGTCTTCCATGCAGGCACCACCGCCAAGGACGGCAGCATCACCGCCACCGGTGGCCGTGTGCTGAACATCACCGCGCGCGGTGCTACGCTGGAAGAAGCCCGCAACCGCGCCTACGCCATGGTGGATCAGATCGACTGGCCCGAAGGGTTCAACCGCAGTGACATCGGCTGGCGGGCATTAGGCTAGGCTACGCTCTAACAGGCCAGCGCCTGCGCGACGCTTTCGCGGCCTTCATAGGGAGCAAGAACCCTTGCCTGAAACCCGCCGTCACCCCAGCGCACCGTTAATATCTGCGTCCAGCCCGCATCCAACAGGATCATTTCCGGTCCCGCCCCGCAGTTCCGCACGCCGCCCGAAATATAGTCATCCCCGATCCGGTGGTTGGTCACCGGCTCCAAAATCGCAAAGCTCTTCATTTTGCCTATACCATAGCGCATCACAAACAGCCGCCGTGCCAGATGCGGACGGTCCACGACAGCGATGTCGATTGTCCCGTCCCCGTCAAAATCCGCCACTCCGACCGGTGCCATCCATCT
This DNA window, taken from Sulfitobacter pacificus, encodes the following:
- the purD gene encoding phosphoribosylamine--glycine ligase; the encoded protein is MNILILGSGGREHSLAWATLQNPKCDKLIVAPGNAGIAKIADCASIDIMDGAEVINFCEENNIDFVIIGPEAPLAVGVADDLRGAGFLVFGPSAAAAQLEASKAFTKEICAASNAPTAGYAHFTDHASAKTYVANTPAPLVIKADGLAAGKGVIIAMTDAEAAAAVDEMFDGAFGDAGAEVVIEEFMEGEEASFFILCDGENVLPIGTAQDHKRVGDGDTGPNTGGMGAYSPAPVLTDEIAQKALDEIIRPTMAEMAKRGMPYQGVLYAGLMIKDGQPRLVEYNARFGDPECQVLMMRLGAQAFDLIHAAAQGRLSEMQVNWAADHAITVVMAAKGYPATYEKGTVIKGLDGLPEDSSNMVFHAGTTAKDGSITATGGRVLNITARGATLEEARNRAYAMVDQIDWPEGFNRSDIGWRALG